The following are encoded together in the Culex pipiens pallens isolate TS chromosome 1, TS_CPP_V2, whole genome shotgun sequence genome:
- the LOC120430107 gene encoding multidrug resistance protein homolog 49-like, whose protein sequence is MTNKEYPQQNGGSQPVVVNYKNGISNDAMSECSHKAGGGSTNMLNIIFKKAAQKTVQEESSYKPVSYLQLFRFATWGEISATVGGILLASLASLGLPYGVILYGEFTAQLVERTRGIGRSPETSILSMFGGGEILINATEAENYAAIYDDAKAFGLGVLFISVIQFLASALSIDVINRSAQHQISRIRRLFLRAVLRQDMTWYDLNSDDSFAVRLTDDLDKLKEGIGEKLSIFTFLAMSFTASVLASFVYGWELTLVVLSCAPFIIIATAVVAKVQSSLTEKELKAYSSAGTVAEEVFSSIRTVVAFGGERKEQDRYRSRLTSAEINGRKKGVFSGIGGGIMWFIIYCCYALAFWYGISLILEDRGKDVVDYTPAVLIIVLFGVLAGAQNLGLSSPHLEAFASAKGSAASIFSVIDRVPDIDSLGEDGLQPETLRGEITFSDVQFRYPARKDVQVLQGLNLVVEAGKTVALVGPSGCGKSTCLQLIQRLYDPMNGTVTIDGNKVNEMNIRWLRSFIGVVGQEPVLFAASIAENIRYGKPDADHHEIEAAAKIANCHTFITKLPNGYHTLIGERGAQLSGGQKQRIAIARALIRNPKILLLDEATSALDPTSEKRVQDALEKASRGRTTLVVSHRLSTITNADKIVYIDKGVVAEQGTHDELMAKKGMYYDLVIASGAQKHDENDDELDVVSDGQKGDTTDDDVVGSDDESDGSKSAEVVEEDTEKAYPVSMFRLLKWNSPEWPYILFGCAASMVVGSSFPTFAVLFGEMYGILGHRDAEFVRSESNFYSSLFLVLGLVTGVGTFFQTYLFNVAGVRLTARLRQKTFKAILSQEMAWYDDTNNAVGALCARLSGDCASVQGATGTRIGSLLQAASTICIGIGIALYYSVNLTLVSVVAIPVVLGAIMLESRYMESSGLKEKQSLEGAIKLAVEAISNIRTVASLGQEPHVLERYYKEMEKVDVACRKKTRLRGTVFALGQIMPFMGYGLALFYGGKLVSEKDLDYKDVIKISEALIFGAWMLGQALAYAPNVNSAMLSAGRLSKLFDRIPKMHNPSSSYNPLFQNHDGGIQFSNVEFRYPTRPTVPILQGLNLEIKPGHTVALVGPSGCGKSTCIQLLLRYYDPEGGKVAVDGVATTDYQLGRIRAQMGLVSQEPILFDRTIAENIGYGDNSRDIPMPEIIEAAKLANIHEFIINLPKGYETSLGAKGAQLSGGQKQRIAIARALVRNPRILLLDEATSALDNQSEKIVQNALDHARKDRTCIMIAHRLTTIQNADMICVIQNGVVVEKGTHDELMSHSKTYAKLYTMQQVA, encoded by the exons ATGACCAACAAGGAGTACCCGCAGCAGAACGGCGGCTCCCAGCCGGTGGTGGTCAACTACAAAAATGGCATCAGCAACGATGCCATGTCCGAGTGCAGCCACAAGGCGGGCGGCGGCTCGACAAACATGCTGAACATCATCTTCAAAAAGGCCGCCCAGAAAACCGTTCAGGAGGAGAGCAGCTACAAGCCGGTGTCGTACCTTCAGCTG TTCCGGTTCGCCACGTGGGGAGAAATCTCAGCCACCGTCGGGGGCATCCTGCTGGCTTCGCTAGCCTCCCTGGGACTGCCGTACGGTGTGATACTGTACGGAGAGTTCACAGCCCAGCTGGTCGAGCGAACTCGAGGGATCGGCCGATCGCCGGAGACTTCCATCCTGTCCATGTTTGGAGGTGGTGAAATTCT GATCAATGCCACCGAGGCGGAGAACTATGCCGCCATCTACGACGATGCCAAAGCCTTCGGCCTGGGCGTGCTGTTTATATCGGTGATACAGTTCCTAGCGTCGGCGCTCAGCATCGACGTGATCAACCGCTCGGCCCAGCACCAGATCAGCCGGATACGGCGCCTCTTTCTGCGGGCCGTTCTGCGCCAGGACATGACCTGGTACGACCTGAACAGCGACGACAGCTTCGCCGTCCGGTTGACAGA TGATCTGGACAAGCTAAAGGAAGGAATCGGCGAGAAGCTGTCGATCTTTACATTTTTAGCCATGTCCTTCACGGCCTCGGTGCTGGCCTCGTTCGTGTACGGCTGGGAGCTGACGCTGGTGGTGTTGAGCTGTGCACCGTTTATCATCATTGCGACAGCGGTTGTGGCGAAG GTTCAAAGCTCGCTCACGGAAAAAGAACTGAAGGCGTACTCGTCGGCGGGAACCGTCGCTGAAGAGGTGTTCAGCAGCATCCGCACGGTGGTGGCGTTCGGAGGCGAGCGCAAGGAGCAGGATCGCTACCGAAGCCGGCTGACTTCGGCCGAGATCAACGGCCGCAAGAAGGGCGTATTCTCCGGCATCGGCGGCGGCATCATGTGGTTCATCATCTACTGCTGTTACGCGCTAGCGTTCTGGTACGGGATTAGCTTGATCCTGGAGGATCGCGGAAAGGATGTCGTGGACTACACGCCGGCCGTGCTGATCATCGTGCTGTTTGGCGTGCTGGCCGGCGCGCAGAATCTGGGCCTGTCGTCTCCTCACCTGGAAGCGTTCGCCTCGGCGAAGGGATCGGCGGCGAGCATTTTTTCGGTGATCGATCGCGTGCCGGATATTGATTCGCTGGGCGAGGACGGGCTGCAGCCAGAAACGCTGCGGGGGGAGATCACCTTTAGCGATGTTCAGTTTCGGTATCCGGCGCGGAAGGACGTGCAGGTGCTGCAGGGGCTGAACTTGGTCGTGGAAGCGGGCAAAACGGTTGCCCTGGTGGGACCTTCCGGGTGTGGCAAGTCGACCTGCTTGCAGCTGATTCAGCGATTGTACGATCCAATGAAT GGTACCGTTACGATCGACGGAAACAAGGTCAACGAAATGAACATCCGGTGGCTGCGATCGTTCATCGGAGTGGTCGGCCAGGAGCCGGTGCTGTTTGCCGCCAGTATCGCGGAGAACATTCGCTACGGAAAGCCGGACGCGGACCACCATGAGATTGaagcagctgccaaaattgccaATTGCCATACTTTTATCACTAAGCTACCGAATGGGTATCACACACTGATTGGGGAGCGGGGAGCACAGCTGTCCGGAGGACAGAAGCAACGAATTGCCATAGCACGAGCGTTGATCAGGAATCCGAAGATTCTACTGCTGGACGAAGCGACTTCCGCGCTGGATCCAACGTCCGAGAAGCGAGTGCAGGACGCGCTGGAGAAAGCAAGCCGCGGTCGTACGACCCTGGTGGTGTCCCACCGATTGTCAACCATCACCAACGCCGACAAGATCGTGTACATCGACAAGGGAGTCGTAGCGGAGCAGGGCACCCACGATGAACTGATGGCCAAGAAGGGAATGTATTACGATCTGGTCATCGCAAGTGGGGCGCAAAAGCACGACGAGAACGATGATGAGTTAGATGTTGTTTCGGATGGACAGAAGGGAGATACCACGGACGACGATGTCGTGGGTTCGGATGACGAGTCTGACGGTAGCAAGTCGGCCGAGGTGGTCGAGGAAGACACAGAGAAAGCGTACCCGGTGTCGATGTTCCGGCTGCTCAAGTGGAACTCCCCGGAGTGGCCGTATATTCTGTTCGGTTGTGCGGCTTCCATGGTCGTCGGATCGTCCTTCCCTACCTTCGCCGTTCTCTTCGGAGAGATGTACGGCATACTTGGTCATCGTGACGCCGAGTTTGTCCGCAGCGAGTCCAACTTCTACTCATCGCTGTTCTTGGTCCTCGGACTCGTCACCGGGGTGGGAACCTTCTTCCAGACTTATCTCTTCAACGTGGCCGGAGTTCGGCTTACGGCACGACTACGACAAAAGACTTTCAAGGCGATTCTCAGCCAGGAGATGGCTTGGTACGACGATACCAACAATGCCGTGGGAGCGCTTTGTGCACGGCTTTCCGGAGATTGTGCCAGCGTGCAGGGCGCAACCGGAACTCGCATCGGATCGCTGCTACAGGCTGCCTCCACGATCTGCATCGGAATCGGAATCGCTCTGTACTACTCGGTCAATCTCACGCTCGTTTCGGTGGTCGCAATTCCGGTCGTGCTGGGAGCTATCATGCTGGAATCCCGCTACATGGAGTCCAGCGGACTGAAGGAGAAGCAATCGCTGGAGGGTGCCATCAAGCTGGCTGTGGAAGCCATCTCCAACATCCGAACGGTTGCCAGTCTGGGACAGGAGCCGCACGTCCTTGAGCGGTATTACAAAGAAATGGAAAAGGTTGATGTGGCGTGCCGGAAGAAGACGCGACTGCGAGGAACGGTGTTTGCGCTGGGTCAAATCATGCCGTTCATGGGATATGGCTTGGCACTGTTCTACGGAGGCAAGCTGGTCTCGGAGAAGGACTTGGACTACAAGGATGTGATCAA AATATCCGAAGCGCTGATCTTCGGCGCGTGGATGTTGGGACAAGCACTGGCCTATGCTCCGAACGTGAACTCAGCGATGCTATCTGCTGGTCGTCTATCGAAGCTGTTTGATCGCATTCCCAAGATGCACAACCCGTCAAGTTCGTACAATCCGCTGTTTCAG AACCACGACGGTGGCATCCAATTCAGCAACGTCGAGTTCCGTTATCCCACGAGGCCGACCGTACCGATTCTGCAGGGCCTGAACCTGGAGATCAAACCTGGCCACACCGTTGCGCTGGTTGGACCATCCGGTTGCGGCAAGTCGACGTGCATCCAGCTGCTGCTGCGCTACTACGACCCGGAAGGTGGCAAAGTG GCGGTTGATGGCGTTGCCACCACCGACTACCAGCTGGGCCGCATCCGAGCCCAAATGGGCCTGGTTTCCCAGGAACCAATCCTCTTCGACCGGACCATCGCCGAGAACATCGGCTACGGGGACAACTCGCGGGACATTCCGATGCCGGAAATCATCGAAGCCGCCAAGCTGGCCAACATCCACGAGTTCATCATCAATCTTCCCAAGGGCTACGAAACCAGCCTCGGCGCGAAGGGCGCCCAGCTGTCCGGAGGTCAGAAGCAGCGGATCGCGATCGCTCGAGCGCTCGTCCGCAATCCTCGCATTCTGCTGCTGGACGAGGCCACGTCAGCGCTAGACAACCAGAGCGAAAAGATTGTTCAGAACGCGCTGGATCACGCCCGGAAGGACCGGACCTGCATCATGATCGCGCATCGGCTGACCACAATCCAGAACGCGGACATGATCTGTGTCATCCAGAACGGAGTGGTGGTGGAAAAGGGCACGCACGACGAGCTGATGTCGCACAGCAAAACCTACGCCAAGCTTTACACGATGCAACAAGTGGCTTAA
- the LOC120430099 gene encoding uncharacterized protein LOC120430099, giving the protein MAVVFTINGQVYHVSPEDVPVDTSLNTFIRNHAHLKGTKFMCLEGGCGACIVNIKGVHPVTRQPTSHAVNSCLFSVFSCHGMDILTVEGIGSKEDGYHPVQRRLAFFHGSQCGYCSPGMVMSMYSLLDSNKEGLSMEQIENSLGGNICRCTGYRPILDAFKSFAGDADEKLTGMCCDIEDLEKGCSRGRTGNCSSKCSFISACEEDQRIDMYFEDGREWHKVYSLQEIFDIFARIGSKPYMLVAGNTGHGVYRRREDLVVFIDVNSVQELSSQWIGSDLIVGANVTLNELIRTLQEAAASDVKFHYCLELAKHVTMIAHEAVRNVGTIAGNLSLKHQHHEFPSDLYLILESVGAQLTIMSIDGTVQTATPQQFLKIDMTKKLLLNVVLPALDPAVCVFRSYKVQPRAQNSKAQVNAAFMIKFNDAGSKQGIVTAAPVCFGGIHPSFTHATLTEMALVGKNLFRNETLQEVLEILDAELHPDWVLPEPNPAYRKQTALGLFYRFVLSIAPRNVNLVSPRFSSGKAMLERPLSSGAQSYDTYPKNWPLTQNVPKIEALAQTSGEASYINDMPCYENELYAAYVTATEAQKRILDIDATEALRCVGVVGFYSAKDIPGLNDFMPFKTGINFTFPIGAASEEVLCSGKVLYHGQPVGVIVAETFQLANRAANLVTITYSDSREDNIYATIVDLMEANASHRILDQPNHVTGEAYAAATGEDLTFKGVYYLAGQYHYTMETQTCICVPIEDGMNVYSSSQFLGQVQASIAQLLKMPQNSINYFSRRLGGAYGSKATRSAQIASACALAAHHTRRPVRFVLTMEANMCSVGKRQGLWNDYEVAVKSDGTIVRLSNTYTHDSGCSPNEPLSFLFKETFKNCYDQSAWRHVSRTSLTDVASNTWLRAPGSGEAIATTETIMEHIAFKTGQDPLEVRMKNMPADSKMLELLPRFRADVEFDQRRKEIDEFNAANRWRKRGISIVPVAFPINHMGTFDALVSIQHLDGSVSVTHSGIEMGQGIHTKAAQVAAHVLGIPLDKVSIKPLNSMSSPNAFISGGSTTNMNIAYAVQKACEILVERMQPIRDSYPTASWEVLVAHSFASNLDLTARFLTKPTNHPQYTIWALCCTELELDILTGAVRLPRVDILEDTGESMNPGLDIGQVEGAFIMAVGYFLTESLEYDKTSGALTNIRSWNYKPPGAKDIPTDFRINLLRGASNPVGALRSKGVGEPGYTLGVSTTFALRYALMSARRDAGLPEEWLPLGSAMTIDKILLLTGNTKEQFLISE; this is encoded by the exons ATGGCAGTCGTCTTCACCATCAATGGGCAGGTTTATCATG TTTCGCCTGAGGATGTCCCGGTGGATACATCTTTGAACACCTTCATCCGAAATCATGCTCATCTCAAGGGAACCAAGTTCATGTGTTTGGAGGGCGGTTGTGGAGCCTGTATCGTGAATATTAAGGGAGTTCATCCCGTGACTAGGCAGCCGACGAGTCATGCTGTGAATTCG TGCTTGTTTTCAGTGTTTTCGTGCCACGGAATGGACATCCTCACGGTGGAGGGGATCGGCTCCAAGGAGGACGGATACCATCCGGTCCAGCGAAGGTTGGCATTCTTCCATGGGAGTCAGTGTGGTTACTGTTCGCCCGGAATGGTCATGAGTATGTACAGCTTACTGGATTCAAACAAGGAAGGGCTTTCGATGGAGCAGATTGAAAATTCGTTAGGAGGTAACATTTGCAGATGTACGGGATATCGTCCGATCTTGGACGCGTTTAAATCGTTTGCTGGTGATGCTGATGAAAAGCTGACTGGGATGTGTTgtgacattgaagatttggagaAGGGTTGTTCTCGAGGAAGAACCGGGAATTGTTCATCCAAGTGTTCATTCATCAGTGCTTGTGAAGAAGATCAACGAATCGATATGTACTTTGAAGATGGTAGAGAGTGGCACAAAGTTTATTCGCTGCAGGAGATATTCGACATTTTCGCCAGAATTGGAAGCAAACCGTACATGCTCGTTGCCGGGAATACAGGGCATGGCGTGTATCGACGTAGGGAAGATTTGGTTGTGTTCATTGACGTGAATTCGGTCCAAGAACTGAGCTCGCAGTGGATTGGAAGTGACTTGATCGTTGGTGCCAACGTGACTTTGAATGAGCTGATCCGTACTCTTCAGGAAGCTGCCGCAAGTGATGTCAAGTTCCACTATTGTCTGGAGTTGGCGAAACACGTTACCATGATAGCTCATGAAGCTGTACGGAATGTTGGAACCATTGCTGGAAATCTCTCTCTCAAACATCAGCACCACGAGTTTCCATCTGATCTCTATCTGATTCTGGAGTCTGTTGGAGCGCAGCTGACGATAA TGAGCATCGACGGAACCGTCCAAACAGCAACCCCTcaacaattcttaaaaattgaCATGACCAAGAAGCTCCTGCTGAACGTGGTATTACCGGCCCTGGATCCGGCCGTATGCGTGTTCCGCTCGTACAAGGTGCAACCGCGGGCCCAGAACTCGAAAGCCCAAGTGAACGCCGCATTTATGATCAAGTTCAACGACGCTGGCAGCAAGCAGGGCATCGTGACGGCGGCGCCCGTCTGCTTCGGGGGAATCCATCCGAGC tTCACGCACGCAACCCTGACGGAGATGGCCCTCGTGGGGAAAAATCTCTTCCGCAACGAAACTCTCCAGGAGGTTCTTGAGATATTGGACGCGGAACTGCACCCGGACTGGGTGCTTCCGGAGCCCAACCCTGCCTACCGGAAGCAGACGGCGCTCGGGTTGTTCTATCGCTTCGTGCTGAGCATCGCTCCACGCAACGTGAATTTAGTGAGTCCCAGATTCAGTTCTGGGAAAGCGATGCTCGAGCGTCCACTGTCCAGTGGCGCACAGTCGTACGATACGTATCCGAAGAATTGGCCGCTGACGCAGAATGTTCCCAAAATCGAGGCTCTCGCGCAgacttccggagaggcaagctACATCAACGATATGCCTTGTTACGAGAACGAACTGTACGCGGCGTACGTAACGGCAACCGAAGCGCAGAAGCGAATCTTGGATATTGACGCAACGGAAGCGTTGAGGTGTGTTGGAGTGGTGGGTTTCTACTCAGCGAAGGATATTCCTGGGTTGAACGATTTCATGCCTTTCAAGACTGGGATAAACTTCACGTTTCCGATTGGGGCTGCCTCGGAGGAAGTTCTGTGTAGTGGTAAAGTGTTGTACCATGGTCAACCTGTGGGAGTTATTGTAGCGGAAACTTTTCAGCTCGCAAATCGTGCCGCAAACTTGGTGACCATAACGTACAGTGATTCGAGGGAAGACAACATCTATGCGACCATCGTAGATCTCATGGAAGCAAACGCCTCACATCGGATCCTCGATCAGCCCAATCATGTGACCGGTGAAGCGTACGCCGCCGCAACGGGTGAGGATCTAACCTTCAAGGGGGTGTACTACCTTGCCGGGCAGTATCACTACACGATGGAGACGCAAACCTGCATCTGCGTTCCGATCGAGGACGGGATGAACGTGTACAGTTCGTCGCAGTTTCTCGGCCAGGTCCAAGCATCGATCGCGCAGTTACTCAAGATGCCTCAAAACTCGATCAACTACTTCAGTCGCCGACTTGGAGGTGCGTACGGATCAAAGGCAACTCGTAGCGCTCAAATTGCTAGTGCCTGTGCGTTGGCTGCGCATCACACCCGGAGACCTGTCCGCTTCGTGCTAACGATGGAGGCAAACATGTGTTCCGTTGGCAAGCGGCAGGGACTCTGGAACGACTACGAGGTTGCGGTTAAAAGTGACGGGACGATCGTCCGGCTGTCCAACACTTACACCCACGATTCGGGTTGTTCTCCCAACGAGCCGCTATCGTTTCTCTTCAAGGAGACCTTTAAGAATTGCTACGATCAAAGCGCTTGGCGGCATGTGTCCCGCACATCGCTGACCGATGTCGCAAGTAACACGTGGCTGAGGGCGCCCGGATCGGGCGAAGCTATCGCCACCACCGAAACAATCATGGAACACATTGCTTTCAAAACGGGTCAAGATCCGCTGGAAGTTCGCATGAAGAACATGCCAGCGGATAGTAAAATGCTAGAGCTACTTCCTCGATTCAGAGCCGATGTAGAGTTCGATCAGCGAAGAAAAGAGATTGACGAATTCAACGCGGCTAACCGCTGGCGTAAGCGAGGTATCTCGATTGTCCCGGTCGCGTTCCCCATCAATCATATGGGAACCTTCGATGCCCTCGTTTCGATTCAGCACCTGGATGGATCGGTATCGGTTACCCACAGCGGAATCGAGATGGGTCAAGGAATCCACACCAAGGCAGCCCAGGTTGCGGCTCACGTCCTCGGAATCCCACTCGATAAGGTATCCATCAAACCGCTGAACAGCATGTCCTCGCCAAACGCCTTCATCAGTGGCGGAAGCACAACCAACATGAACATTGCCTACGCCGTCCAAAAGGCGTGCGAAATCCTCGTCGAACGAATGCAACCGATCCGCGATTCCTACCCGACCGCTTCCTGGGAAGTCCTCGTCGCCCACAGCTTCGCCAGCAACCTAGACCTAACAGCCCGGTTCCTCACAAAACCCACCAACCACCCCCAGTACACAATCTGGGCCCTCTGTTGCACCGAGCTCGAACTCGACATCCTAACCGGAGCGGTCCGACTGCCCCGCGTTGACATACTGGAGGACACCGGCGAAAGCATGAACCCCGGCCTGGACATTGGACAGGTCGAGGGAGCGTTCATCATGGCCGTCGGGTACTTCCTCACCGAATCGCTCGAGTACGACAAAACCAGCGGAGCGTTGACCAACATTCGATCGTGGAACTACAAGCCGCCGGGAGCGAAGGACATTCCGACCGACTTTCGGATTAATTTGCTGCGTGGAGCATCGAACCCGGTGGGAGCGCTGCGATCGAAGGGAGTCGGCGAGCCGGGCTACACGCTGGGCGTGTCGACGACCTTTGCGCTGCGGTATGCGTTGATGTCGGCGAGGCGGGATGCGGGACTGCCGGAGGAGTGGCTTCCGCTAG GTTCGGCCATGACAATTGATAAAATACTATTGTTGACGGGTAATACAAaggaacaatttttaataagCGAATAA